The following proteins come from a genomic window of Novosphingobium sp. P6W:
- a CDS encoding YihY/virulence factor BrkB family protein, protein MLGAEGWSTNLILRMTRFGTLPFPDCSLLETGVYEVQNLASRDALGANAANPIAIPAAGWKQIVSRSWQEAGVDNLGLIASGVAFCAILAMVPALGAIVLTYGLAATPETVASHISSLTAMMPDDAARLIGEQLANVVDTSGGKKGIGLIIALAIALYGVMKGASALITALNIAYDEDETRSFIRVNLLSLGIAAGGVMVAILAMIAIAAMASLNALFPSAPSYLTFLVTMGSYLCVGAVGAGLAAVAYRFGPNRANAKWIWLTPGSIFASSTWMIITFGFGVYVNNFGNYDATYGSLGAAMVLLTWLYLSAYALLLGAELNCEIERQTVRDTTTGTERPLGKRGAYAADTVAIDGFETR, encoded by the coding sequence TTGCTCGGCGCCGAGGGATGGAGCACGAACCTGATCCTGCGCATGACGCGGTTTGGAACGCTTCCCTTTCCAGATTGTTCGCTTCTCGAAACGGGAGTTTATGAAGTGCAGAATTTGGCATCGCGTGATGCGCTCGGAGCGAACGCAGCGAATCCGATTGCTATTCCAGCTGCTGGTTGGAAGCAGATTGTTTCGCGAAGCTGGCAAGAAGCCGGCGTCGATAATCTTGGCTTGATAGCTTCGGGTGTAGCATTTTGCGCAATCTTGGCGATGGTGCCGGCCTTGGGTGCCATTGTTCTCACCTACGGTCTTGCTGCAACGCCCGAGACTGTGGCCTCCCATATCAGCTCACTCACCGCGATGATGCCTGACGATGCAGCACGCCTGATCGGCGAGCAGCTGGCAAACGTCGTGGATACCTCCGGCGGCAAGAAGGGCATAGGTCTCATCATCGCTCTCGCGATCGCGTTGTATGGTGTCATGAAAGGTGCTTCGGCGCTCATCACTGCGCTTAATATTGCCTACGACGAGGACGAAACCCGAAGCTTTATTCGCGTGAACCTTTTGTCTCTCGGAATTGCCGCAGGTGGTGTGATGGTCGCGATTCTGGCCATGATTGCAATAGCTGCGATGGCGAGCCTGAACGCACTTTTTCCCTCAGCGCCGTCTTATCTGACGTTTCTCGTGACGATGGGGTCATATTTGTGCGTTGGGGCGGTAGGGGCGGGACTCGCCGCAGTCGCATATCGATTTGGACCCAACAGGGCAAATGCGAAATGGATATGGCTGACTCCGGGCTCAATCTTCGCATCGTCGACTTGGATGATCATCACCTTCGGATTCGGCGTCTATGTCAACAATTTTGGGAACTACGATGCCACCTACGGCTCGCTTGGAGCAGCCATGGTGTTGCTAACGTGGCTATATCTTTCGGCGTATGCTTTGTTGCTAGGCGCTGAATTGAATTGCGAAATTGAACGCCAGACTGTTCGCGATACGACGACAGGCACTGAGCGCCCGCTCGGAAAGCGGGGCGCGTACGCGGCCGATACAGTGGCAATCGACGGTTTCGAGACAAGATAG